In Elusimicrobiota bacterium, a single genomic region encodes these proteins:
- the surE gene encoding 5'/3'-nucleotidase SurE: MKNILVTNDDGIYGPGLWPLLKELKKISNVIAVVPERERSGTSHSITLHKPLRVKEIEKNIYIANGSPADCVKYAVRALSKNGIDLVISGINSCPNLGQDIVYSGTVAGAREAAILNIPSFAISVSEEQKGIFKTAANISANLARKIFDSDFPYHIYLNVNIPKNIKGISITSLGRRIYDQKIEARTDPRGKRYYWLSGKYLSGVRKKGTDITAVQNGFISITPLHLDPTARDLFGVFDKWTNDLS; the protein is encoded by the coding sequence ATGAAAAATATCCTTGTTACCAATGACGACGGAATATACGGTCCAGGACTATGGCCTCTGCTTAAAGAGCTTAAAAAAATAAGCAATGTAATAGCAGTTGTTCCCGAAAGAGAACGCTCCGGAACAAGCCATTCCATTACTTTGCATAAGCCGTTAAGAGTAAAAGAAATAGAGAAAAATATATATATTGCCAATGGCTCGCCGGCAGACTGTGTTAAATATGCCGTGAGAGCACTTTCAAAAAACGGCATAGACCTTGTTATTTCCGGAATAAACTCCTGTCCGAATCTAGGACAGGATATTGTTTATTCGGGGACTGTTGCAGGTGCAAGGGAAGCGGCAATACTTAATATTCCGTCATTTGCTATTTCGGTTTCTGAAGAACAAAAAGGGATCTTTAAAACCGCGGCAAATATTTCCGCAAATCTTGCCAGGAAAATATTTGACAGCGATTTTCCGTATCATATTTATCTTAACGTCAATATTCCCAAAAATATTAAAGGTATTTCAATAACTTCTTTAGGGCGAAGAATTTATGATCAAAAAATTGAAGCAAGAACCGATCCGAGAGGGAAGAGATATTATTGGCTTTCGGGAAAATATTTATCCGGCGTTAGAAAAAAAGGCACTGATATTACAGCTGTGCAGAATGGCTTTATTTCTATCACTCCTTTACATTTGGATCCCACAGCCAGAGATTTATTCGGGGTATTTGATAAGTGGACAAACGATTTAAGTTAG
- the murG gene encoding undecaprenyldiphospho-muramoylpentapeptide beta-N-acetylglucosaminyltransferase → MNNTILIAAGGTGGHIYPGLALARVIRERGSKVLFVIKENDPSKEILNNEKFGFIEIPAFGLPRKFSLNIFKFLLFLFLGFFRAWRIIKTIKPKAVYGMGGYVSFPVVLAAKLKGFKVIVHEQNVLPGLTNRILSKFVDKVAISFNESIKYFNSKKVVLTGNPFRPEIFKVSYEDSIKKLGLIPNKFSVLVFGGSQGAAFINRCVLEAWNTLNSFKDRMQFIHIAGKKEYDRLNTEYNKAGIPGKVFPYINDIGNAYEAADLIICRSGAMTISELKILNKPAILIPFPYATANHQEYNARMLEKEGKAKVIIEKDLNPEKLAKEITDYLKSFSGHKKELKIPKVLPQDILADLIF, encoded by the coding sequence ATGAATAATACTATTTTAATTGCAGCTGGAGGAACGGGAGGCCATATTTATCCCGGGCTTGCGCTTGCCCGCGTAATTAGAGAAAGGGGATCAAAAGTATTATTTGTTATTAAAGAAAACGATCCAAGTAAAGAAATCTTAAATAATGAAAAATTTGGCTTTATTGAAATACCTGCCTTCGGCCTTCCAAGAAAATTTTCTTTGAATATCTTTAAATTCTTGCTTTTTTTATTTCTTGGATTTTTTAGGGCATGGAGAATTATTAAAACTATTAAGCCTAAGGCAGTTTATGGAATGGGAGGATATGTATCATTTCCGGTAGTTTTGGCCGCAAAACTAAAAGGATTCAAGGTAATAGTTCACGAACAAAATGTTTTACCCGGACTGACAAACCGAATATTGTCAAAGTTTGTTGATAAAGTTGCGATAAGCTTTAATGAATCAATTAAATATTTTAATTCAAAAAAAGTTGTTTTAACGGGAAATCCGTTCCGTCCTGAAATATTCAAAGTATCTTATGAAGATTCCATAAAAAAATTGGGACTGATCCCGAATAAATTTAGCGTTTTAGTTTTTGGCGGAAGCCAAGGCGCGGCTTTTATTAATCGTTGTGTCTTAGAGGCATGGAATACTTTAAATTCTTTTAAAGATAGGATGCAGTTTATCCACATTGCCGGGAAAAAAGAATATGACCGGCTTAATACAGAGTATAATAAAGCCGGTATTCCGGGAAAGGTATTCCCTTACATAAATGATATTGGAAACGCATATGAAGCCGCTGATCTAATTATCTGCCGTTCCGGTGCTATGACTATCTCTGAATTAAAGATCTTAAATAAACCGGCGATACTAATCCCTTTTCCGTATGCAACAGCCAATCATCAGGAGTATAATGCCCGTATGTTGGAAAAAGAAGGTAAAGCAAAAGTTATAATTGAAAAAGATCTTAATCCTGAAAAGCTTGCCAAGGAAATAACGGACTATTTAAAATCTTTTTCCGGACATAAAAAAGAATTAAAAATACCTAAAGTTTTACCCCAGGATATTTTAGCGGATTTAATATTTTAG
- the ftsW gene encoding putative lipid II flippase FtsW, whose translation MHKFTRLYRIDGWLLIIIGALVFIGTIMVFSSSVIMAEIRWQAPYSFFIKQIMWVIIGSFALIFMSQYDYKNIQKFARILLILSIICLIAVLLIGSEKGGAKRWFRFGFMSFQPSELAKIAVIIALADYFDRKKSKINKISGILPVFPMIFLPVGLIFIEPDLGIPIIIVTVGFLLMYAAGAKFSHVFGSFIIFIPVVIFEVLRKPYRLERLKHFFSSWSGIESTTYQISQSIMALGSGGFWGKGLAASQMKLFHLPEPHTDFIFPIIGEELGFIGTSFLIFLFMVFAWRGYLISKNSQDFFGALLALGITWLIVFQAFFNIGVAVGILPAKGLPLPFVSFGGTSLLLNLACVGILLNISKQSNNINLIALKR comes from the coding sequence ATGCATAAATTTACAAGGTTATACCGCATAGACGGCTGGCTTCTTATTATTATTGGCGCATTAGTTTTTATCGGGACGATAATGGTCTTTTCATCCAGCGTTATTATGGCTGAAATTCGCTGGCAAGCCCCGTATTCTTTTTTCATTAAACAGATCATGTGGGTAATTATCGGAAGTTTTGCTCTTATTTTTATGTCGCAGTATGATTATAAAAATATACAGAAGTTTGCAAGGATATTGTTAATCCTTAGTATCATATGTTTGATAGCTGTTCTTTTGATCGGTTCGGAAAAAGGGGGAGCAAAACGGTGGTTTAGGTTTGGTTTTATGAGTTTTCAACCGTCTGAATTAGCCAAAATTGCTGTAATAATAGCTCTAGCCGATTATTTTGATAGAAAAAAAAGTAAAATAAATAAAATTAGCGGTATTCTGCCGGTTTTTCCGATGATTTTTCTGCCGGTAGGACTTATTTTTATTGAGCCTGATCTCGGCATACCAATTATCATAGTAACTGTCGGATTCCTGCTTATGTATGCGGCCGGTGCAAAATTTTCGCATGTTTTTGGTTCGTTTATTATTTTTATCCCTGTAGTGATATTTGAGGTTTTAAGAAAACCTTATCGCCTTGAAAGATTAAAGCATTTTTTTTCATCCTGGAGCGGGATAGAATCAACTACATATCAAATAAGTCAGTCAATTATGGCTCTCGGATCAGGAGGCTTTTGGGGAAAGGGTTTAGCCGCGAGCCAGATGAAATTATTTCATCTGCCCGAACCCCATACTGATTTTATTTTTCCGATTATCGGCGAAGAATTAGGCTTTATCGGTACTTCGTTTTTGATTTTTCTTTTTATGGTTTTTGCATGGAGAGGATATCTTATAAGCAAAAACAGCCAGGATTTTTTTGGGGCATTACTGGCATTAGGAATTACATGGCTTATTGTATTCCAGGCTTTTTTTAATATAGGGGTTGCTGTTGGGATTCTTCCTGCCAAGGGGCTGCCTTTACCTTTTGTTTCGTTCGGAGGAACATCTCTTTTGCTTAATCTTGCTTGCGTGGGTATACTTTTGAATATTTCTAAGCAGTCAAATAATATTAATCTTATTGCGTTAAAACGCTAA
- the murD gene encoding UDP-N-acetylmuramoyl-L-alanine--D-glutamate ligase — protein MKKLFKGKRLSILGFAKSGIASANLAKSLGAVVLISDINKNIKAQDKYKITKGIEIELGKHSSKILRADLIIKSPGIHNDIDILKKARRENIPVWGEIEFAYRLIKPKKILAVTGTNGKTTTTTLLGKIFKKAGHKTVVAGNIGHPLAGLVKKIDSNTHVVLEVSSYQLEDSFSFHPNVCSILNITPDHLEHHYSMKNYIKAKKRVFKNQNSKDFCILNYDDPICRKISEACPSKVVFFSRKKILNKGVFYKQGKICVNIGKLKYKFGAQFKIPGMHNIENILAAVAMASVSNIKPSVIKKAVYSFTGVGHRIEFVSKINGVKYFNDSKGTNVDSARVALESFDKNIWLILGGRDKGSPYKPLSDLIREKVKGVFLIGEAASKIKNELKGTTAIYDVKTMQNAVSKAHAFAKKGDIVLLSPACASFDQFNDYEDRGRQFKKMVISLEKNA, from the coding sequence ATGAAAAAATTGTTTAAAGGCAAAAGATTATCAATTTTAGGTTTTGCTAAATCAGGAATAGCTTCAGCTAATCTTGCTAAATCCTTAGGCGCAGTTGTTTTGATAAGCGACATAAATAAAAATATAAAAGCCCAAGATAAATATAAAATTACAAAAGGGATAGAAATTGAGCTTGGGAAACATTCTTCAAAAATACTCAGGGCCGATCTTATTATTAAAAGCCCGGGCATTCACAATGATATTGATATCCTAAAAAAAGCGAGAAGGGAAAATATACCGGTATGGGGAGAAATTGAGTTTGCATACCGTCTAATAAAGCCAAAAAAAATACTTGCTGTTACGGGTACAAACGGAAAGACAACCACAACAACTCTTTTAGGAAAAATATTTAAAAAGGCAGGCCATAAAACAGTTGTTGCGGGAAATATCGGCCATCCGCTTGCAGGTTTAGTTAAAAAAATTGATTCAAATACGCATGTTGTGCTGGAAGTTTCAAGTTATCAGTTAGAAGATTCTTTTAGTTTCCATCCTAATGTCTGCTCAATTCTAAATATCACTCCAGACCATCTTGAACACCATTATTCAATGAAAAATTATATTAAAGCAAAAAAAAGAGTATTTAAAAATCAAAATTCTAAAGATTTCTGCATTTTAAATTATGATGATCCCATTTGCCGCAAAATTTCCGAAGCATGCCCCTCAAAAGTTGTTTTTTTCAGCAGGAAGAAAATACTTAATAAAGGGGTATTTTACAAACAGGGGAAAATATGTGTGAATATCGGGAAATTGAAATATAAGTTTGGGGCTCAGTTTAAAATTCCCGGGATGCACAATATTGAAAATATATTGGCGGCGGTAGCCATGGCCAGTGTCTCAAATATTAAACCCTCAGTGATAAAAAAAGCAGTTTATTCTTTTACGGGGGTCGGGCACAGAATAGAGTTTGTGTCTAAAATAAACGGAGTTAAATATTTTAACGATTCCAAAGGCACTAACGTGGACTCTGCAAGGGTTGCTCTTGAATCATTTGATAAAAATATTTGGCTGATTCTTGGAGGCAGGGATAAGGGTTCTCCGTATAAACCTTTATCTGATCTCATAAGGGAAAAAGTTAAAGGCGTATTTCTTATAGGTGAAGCTGCAAGCAAGATAAAAAATGAACTAAAAGGAACTACGGCTATTTATGATGTTAAAACAATGCAGAATGCTGTTAGTAAAGCTCATGCTTTTGCCAAGAAGGGAGATATAGTTCTTTTATCTCCTGCTTGCGCGTCTTTTGACCAGTTCAATGATTATGAAGACCGCGGAAGACAATTCAAAAAAATGGTAATAAGCTTAGAAAAAAATGCATAA
- a CDS encoding UDP-N-acetylmuramoyl-tripeptide--D-alanyl-D-alanine ligase, which produces MENLFLNELIKAVNGEFLIGNPRETVEHISIDTRTLQKGDYYFAIKGNRFDGHKFVKNAVEKGAKGIIISEKEVDFGNPFPTVPSVIRVEDTTKALGDLALYYRKKWNIPLVAITGSNGKTTAKQMLFSILSKKGKTLCNQGNFNNQIGLPLTLFELSKEHQFAIVEMGTSLPGEIARLSEIAMPAIGVITNIGYTHLENFKDKEGVFEEKKTLFNNLKTDGCAVINIDDEYLKRLISNDKYAKITFSINSESDIKADNIDLRNKGVSFDLHISSKTIRVHLPVYGIFNVYNAMAASCAAFKLGIDIDLIRDGLQSYSQPKMRMEIIELKIGATVVNDAYNSNPSSVRESITSMIQAFPNKEKLVVLGDMLELGQDSEKFHSELGDFIDSQFLNKIYLYGPQMKNTFTSIRNSSALYFKTKEELLAELQKYLNKDSVVLFKASRGMALEEVINKLI; this is translated from the coding sequence ATGGAAAACCTTTTCCTTAATGAATTAATCAAGGCTGTAAACGGCGAATTTTTAATAGGAAATCCGCGAGAAACAGTTGAGCATATTTCTATCGATACGCGAACTTTACAAAAGGGAGATTATTATTTTGCTATTAAGGGAAACCGTTTTGACGGACATAAATTCGTTAAAAATGCTGTTGAAAAAGGCGCAAAAGGGATAATAATTTCGGAAAAAGAAGTTGATTTTGGAAATCCTTTTCCAACGGTACCTTCGGTTATAAGAGTTGAGGATACCACTAAGGCTCTGGGGGATTTGGCATTGTATTATAGAAAAAAGTGGAATATTCCTCTGGTAGCAATTACGGGATCAAACGGCAAAACAACGGCCAAGCAAATGCTTTTTTCAATTCTCAGTAAGAAAGGAAAAACCTTGTGCAATCAGGGAAATTTTAATAACCAAATAGGCCTTCCTTTGACTCTTTTTGAATTATCAAAAGAACATCAATTTGCGATAGTGGAAATGGGAACTTCTTTGCCAGGAGAGATTGCGCGGTTAAGTGAAATTGCTATGCCGGCTATAGGAGTAATAACAAACATAGGCTATACTCACCTTGAGAATTTCAAGGACAAAGAAGGCGTTTTTGAAGAGAAAAAGACTCTTTTTAATAATTTGAAAACCGACGGATGCGCGGTAATAAACATTGATGATGAATATCTCAAAAGATTAATTTCAAATGATAAATATGCTAAAATTACTTTTAGCATTAACTCTGAATCAGATATAAAGGCAGATAACATTGACTTAAGAAACAAAGGGGTATCTTTTGATCTTCATATTTCAAGTAAAACGATTAGAGTACATCTGCCGGTTTACGGTATTTTTAATGTTTATAACGCAATGGCAGCTTCTTGCGCAGCATTTAAACTAGGCATTGATATTGATTTAATAAGAGACGGGCTTCAGAGCTATTCTCAGCCCAAAATGAGAATGGAGATAATAGAACTTAAAATCGGAGCAACTGTAGTAAATGATGCATACAATTCTAATCCCTCATCGGTAAGAGAATCTATAACTAGCATGATTCAAGCTTTTCCAAACAAAGAAAAGCTGGTTGTATTGGGGGATATGCTTGAGCTTGGCCAGGATTCTGAAAAATTTCATTCAGAACTGGGGGATTTTATTGATTCCCAATTTCTAAATAAAATTTATCTCTACGGCCCTCAAATGAAAAATACTTTTACTTCAATCCGGAATTCATCGGCATTATATTTTAAAACTAAGGAAGAACTTCTTGCTGAACTGCAAAAATATTTAAACAAAGATTCAGTTGTTTTGTTTAAAGCTTCGCGTGGTATGGCGTTAGAAGAAGTAATAAATAAGCTTATATAA
- a CDS encoding UDP-N-acetylmuramoyl-L-alanyl-D-glutamate--2,6-diaminopimelate ligase: MTIKLYEILPKTGYDVYGPANIEIKGLSYDSRKIKEGYIFIALEGKHFNGSQFVKKSIDSGAVSFVTEKYIHIKGATQLVVKDPLIAMAELSSKFYQQPDKKILLIGVTGTNGKTTITYFLESIFEKAKKPAGVIGTINYRFKGKILTAPNTTPQSADIYDMLNQMVKEKRKTAVMEVSSHALALNRIAGLEFDTAVFTNLTRDHLDFHVTMENYFEAKSRLFTDLKKGRKDFEKNAVINIDDPWGKKLLGMIQEAKTTTYGLNKKCDIRAENITITSKDTRFRLLSPYGNTNIKLSLLGQHNVYNALASAAASLVNGIPLKTVKKGLEGLKKVPGRLEIVKSKMPFTVVVDYAHTDDALHNALNALCKLKPKRIITVFGCGGDRDKTKRPLMGAIAASLSNFVFVTSDNPRSEQPEKIALDIEIGIRKKHKNNYRIILDREQAIADAVAMAKKGDILLIAGKGHENYQIIGDQKIHFNDTEIAKKYLNNLEKQNLSNLK; this comes from the coding sequence ATGACAATAAAACTTTATGAAATTCTTCCTAAAACAGGATATGATGTTTATGGCCCTGCAAATATTGAAATAAAAGGTCTATCATATGATTCCCGCAAAATAAAAGAAGGATATATTTTTATTGCTCTAGAAGGAAAGCACTTTAACGGCAGTCAATTTGTTAAGAAATCAATTGATTCCGGTGCCGTGTCATTTGTGACAGAAAAATATATACATATAAAAGGAGCGACACAATTAGTGGTTAAAGATCCTTTAATTGCAATGGCTGAGCTCTCGTCCAAATTTTATCAACAACCGGATAAGAAAATTTTACTTATCGGTGTTACGGGAACTAACGGAAAAACGACAATCACTTATTTCCTTGAATCAATATTTGAAAAAGCAAAAAAGCCGGCTGGAGTTATTGGGACAATAAATTATAGATTTAAGGGGAAAATATTGACGGCACCAAACACAACTCCGCAATCGGCGGATATTTATGATATGCTGAACCAAATGGTAAAAGAAAAGAGAAAAACTGCGGTTATGGAAGTGTCTTCTCACGCATTGGCGCTTAACCGGATTGCAGGACTGGAATTTGATACGGCTGTTTTTACTAATTTAACCAGAGATCATTTGGATTTCCACGTAACAATGGAAAATTATTTTGAAGCAAAATCAAGACTGTTTACAGATTTGAAAAAAGGAAGAAAAGATTTTGAAAAAAACGCGGTAATTAATATTGATGATCCTTGGGGCAAGAAATTATTAGGGATGATTCAAGAAGCGAAAACAACTACTTATGGACTTAACAAAAAGTGTGATATTCGGGCAGAAAACATAACAATAACAAGCAAGGATACAAGATTCAGATTGTTGAGCCCTTACGGAAATACTAACATAAAGTTGTCGCTTCTAGGCCAGCATAACGTGTATAATGCTTTAGCTTCGGCGGCGGCTTCTTTAGTCAACGGGATACCGCTAAAAACTGTTAAAAAGGGCCTTGAGGGTCTAAAAAAAGTACCCGGAAGGCTAGAAATAGTAAAATCAAAAATGCCGTTTACTGTCGTAGTTGATTACGCTCATACGGATGATGCTTTACACAATGCTTTAAATGCACTTTGTAAACTGAAGCCCAAAAGGATTATTACTGTTTTTGGTTGCGGCGGGGATAGGGACAAAACGAAAAGGCCATTAATGGGAGCTATAGCGGCATCCCTAAGCAATTTTGTTTTTGTAACTTCCGATAATCCCAGAAGCGAACAGCCGGAAAAAATAGCCTTGGACATAGAAATAGGCATAAGAAAAAAGCATAAGAATAACTATCGGATAATTCTGGACAGGGAGCAGGCTATAGCAGACGCGGTAGCTATGGCTAAGAAAGGAGATATATTGCTTATTGCGGGTAAAGGCCATGAAAATTACCAGATAATAGGCGATCAAAAAATACATTTTAACGATACCGAAATAGCCAAAAAATATTTAAACAATCTTGAAAAACAAAATTTATCTAACTTAAAATAG
- a CDS encoding penicillin-binding protein 2, with translation MINKKGAILPFILFALGFSFLAVRLFFIQVWEHEILKKKVDQISVRERSESSLRGSIFDRFGRVLTVSSKVYTYFADPKICKGLKEISAGLKKLNINFNNRSVKWNKDSSYVPLLKNIDGETMQRIKSLEIKGTGFTTEYIRKYTEDRMACHLIGVVGVSGLGLSGIEFSKNKELIGDKYNIYNFRDGLGREIPETFVKSKELKGFDVYLTIDKNLQFIAEKEIENAYNSLHPQKAMVIIQDPNSGEILAMASRPNFNQYDFSKNKESLKNYAVSDIFEPGSTFKIVTITAALEENIAKPTDTIYCEDGQYVLYDHSIKDHEKKGSLTVNEIMEYSSNIGTAKLGQKLGKEKLFQYIRQFGFNNKTGVDLPGETKGMLNPPEKWSGLSVAALSFGQEIGVTALQMINAYSAVANGGILLEPKVVKSVKGPSVMKEDFEVRTIRRVARPEVIREIQRMLVNVVEKGTGQNAKIYGYRVGGKTGTAQKKDSKTNQYSSTAFVSSFCGIVPMSSPKLTILVVLDEPKGDYWGSSTAAPIFRKIASQAVRYLKIAPDAEITQSNNKKLNS, from the coding sequence ATGATCAATAAAAAAGGCGCAATATTACCATTTATTTTGTTTGCTTTAGGATTTTCATTTTTGGCAGTACGGCTTTTTTTTATCCAAGTTTGGGAACATGAAATATTAAAAAAAAAGGTTGATCAAATAAGTGTTCGCGAGAGGTCAGAGTCTTCACTTAGAGGGTCTATTTTTGACAGATTCGGTCGTGTTCTTACAGTCAGTTCTAAGGTTTATACTTATTTTGCTGACCCAAAAATATGCAAAGGGCTAAAGGAAATATCAGCCGGACTTAAAAAATTAAATATAAATTTTAACAATCGATCAGTAAAGTGGAATAAAGATTCGTCATATGTGCCCTTATTAAAAAATATTGACGGTGAAACAATGCAGAGAATAAAAAGCCTGGAAATTAAGGGTACCGGTTTTACTACGGAATATATCCGCAAATATACTGAAGACAGGATGGCCTGCCATCTTATCGGTGTGGTCGGTGTTTCCGGGCTGGGCTTAAGCGGTATTGAATTTTCAAAAAATAAAGAACTTATAGGCGATAAATACAATATTTATAATTTTCGTGACGGGTTGGGAAGGGAAATCCCTGAGACCTTTGTAAAAAGCAAAGAATTAAAAGGATTTGATGTATACTTAACAATAGACAAAAATCTTCAGTTTATCGCCGAAAAAGAAATTGAAAATGCCTACAATAGTCTGCATCCCCAAAAAGCGATGGTTATAATCCAAGACCCGAATTCGGGCGAGATTCTTGCCATGGCCTCACGGCCGAATTTTAATCAATATGATTTTTCAAAAAACAAAGAAAGCTTAAAAAATTATGCCGTAAGCGATATCTTTGAACCCGGTTCAACTTTCAAAATTGTGACTATAACGGCGGCGCTTGAAGAAAATATTGCCAAACCGACAGATACAATTTATTGCGAAGACGGCCAATATGTTTTATATGATCACTCTATAAAAGATCATGAAAAAAAAGGATCACTTACCGTCAATGAAATAATGGAATATTCTTCAAACATCGGGACCGCAAAACTTGGCCAAAAACTTGGCAAAGAAAAACTTTTTCAATATATTCGGCAGTTTGGATTCAACAACAAGACAGGAGTTGATTTGCCCGGAGAAACAAAAGGGATGCTCAATCCGCCTGAAAAATGGAGCGGCTTATCCGTTGCAGCACTTTCGTTTGGCCAAGAAATTGGAGTTACTGCTCTTCAAATGATAAATGCATATTCAGCAGTAGCAAACGGAGGCATTCTTTTAGAGCCAAAGGTTGTCAAGAGTGTTAAGGGTCCATCAGTAATGAAAGAGGATTTTGAAGTAAGAACAATCAGGCGTGTTGCAAGGCCTGAAGTTATTAGAGAAATTCAGAGAATGCTTGTAAATGTTGTAGAAAAGGGCACAGGCCAAAATGCGAAAATCTACGGTTATAGAGTCGGCGGTAAAACAGGGACGGCTCAGAAAAAAGATTCAAAAACAAACCAGTATTCTTCCACTGCTTTCGTATCTTCCTTTTGCGGTATTGTTCCTATGTCTTCACCCAAACTGACAATACTTGTTGTCTTAGACGAGCCTAAAGGCGATTATTGGGGATCCTCAACAGCTGCCCCGATTTTTAGAAAAATTGCTTCACAGGCTGTCCGTTATCTTAAAATAGCTCCTGATGCTGAGATAACGCAATCAAACAACAAAAAATTAAACAGCTAA
- the rsmH gene encoding 16S rRNA (cytosine(1402)-N(4))-methyltransferase RsmH — protein MNTPSYHTPVMCEETEKYLINNLTGTYVDCTIGGGGHSLYLLERYQEIKIIGFDHDKNAIEESNKNLSKYSDRIKLVKENFKNIRKFLRDNGTAFVDGALADLGVSSKQLDDESKGFSFKSDNLDMRMDLSLEKNAQDIINTYDNKSLTEIFYRYGEERFAEKISRKIIEERAINKIISGKRLAEIVEKVKKRDSHIHPATKIFQALRIAVNKELENLSAFLADLPFILSPGGKAVIISYHSLEDRIIKNSFRDNAKNGIYKILTKKVITASEDEKRRNNRSRSAKLRAVEKL, from the coding sequence ATGAACACTCCGTCATATCATACACCAGTAATGTGCGAAGAAACAGAAAAATATCTAATTAATAATTTAACCGGAACCTACGTAGATTGTACGATAGGCGGCGGCGGCCATAGCTTATATTTATTAGAAAGATACCAGGAAATTAAAATAATAGGTTTTGACCATGACAAAAATGCAATTGAAGAATCAAATAAAAATTTATCAAAATATTCAGACAGAATAAAACTGGTTAAAGAAAATTTTAAGAATATACGTAAATTCCTGCGGGATAACGGAACAGCATTTGTTGATGGAGCATTGGCAGATTTAGGTGTATCGTCAAAACAATTGGATGACGAGTCAAAGGGATTTAGTTTCAAATCTGATAATCTTGATATGCGTATGGATCTAAGTCTTGAAAAAAATGCCCAAGATATTATAAATACTTATGATAACAAAAGTTTGACTGAGATATTTTACAGATATGGCGAAGAAAGATTTGCCGAAAAAATAAGCCGCAAAATAATAGAAGAACGAGCAATAAATAAAATTATTTCAGGTAAAAGACTTGCAGAAATCGTAGAAAAAGTTAAAAAAAGGGACAGCCATATCCATCCTGCAACAAAAATATTTCAAGCTCTGCGAATTGCTGTAAATAAAGAGCTTGAAAACTTGTCAGCTTTTCTAGCGGATTTACCGTTTATTTTATCTCCCGGAGGCAAAGCTGTAATTATAAGTTATCATTCCCTTGAAGATAGGATCATCAAAAATTCTTTCAGAGATAATGCCAAAAATGGCATCTATAAAATATTAACTAAAAAGGTAATAACAGCTTCAGAAGATGAAAAAAGAAGAAATAACCGATCAAGAAGTGCCAAGTTGAGGGCGGTTGAAAAATTATAA